The following proteins are encoded in a genomic region of Zea mays cultivar B73 chromosome 9, Zm-B73-REFERENCE-NAM-5.0, whole genome shotgun sequence:
- the LOC103645387 gene encoding protein FAR1-RELATED SEQUENCE 5: protein MNRLVKSAHVDANTPLHQFAKQMMKLLHSRKMKESKEAVGSMGQKETNTLYMFEIRVARAYTRAVMCRFQESLKYATAFKIMHDEEGGANDWVVQHTTRSNKIVWGQHQFKVTADEDAGKYTCECKHWEHTGLFCVHVLRAFMHLQIDRIPKEYILQRYTTSARQDVPFSRDDRNLKGKDGETKSYRQKMLLKKAMKVVHHASLSKAGNDRALTVMDELLEVLSRLETDIDVEETCGTSGGDGIQDDDEANRDNEKDDEFDERNNKEIQDVSIILEQGVANDQIHIPVRPLEEVNLHDHAIMNVSGVSEQNDNARKKLEFAVDGISLARPNNSRPKGRTIKGSEERVIKLGAKGTKKMTRKCQKCGIADGHNSRTCLSMEENRQRLASLAGRKRGRPPGSRNKGGSKAPDWNETTTSKKHANEFDSSESDSD from the exons ATGAACAGGCTTGTCAAAAGTGCACATGTTGATGCAAATACTCCGCTTCATCAATTCGCCAAGCAAATGATGAAACTTCTACACAGTAGAaagatgaaagagtcaaaagaagCAGTGGGAAGCATG GGTCAAAAGGAAACGAACACGCTATACATGTTTGAGATAAGGGTTGCAAGAGCATACACAAGGGCTGTGATGTGTAGATTCCAGGAATCTTTGAAATATGCAACCGCATTCAAGATAATGCACGACGAAGAAGGGGGTGCAAATGATTGGGTAGTGCAACATACAACTAGATCGAATAAAATTGTTTGGGGACAGCACCAATTCAAAGTCACAGCTGATGAAGATGCAGGAAAGTATACTTGTGAATGCAAACATTGGGAACATACAG GGCTATTCTGTGTACATGTACTACGCGCGTTTATGCATCTTCAGATTGACCGGATACCGAAAGAATATATTTTACAAAGATACACCACCTCTGCAAGGCAAGATGTTCCGTTTTCAAGAGATGATAGGAATTTGAAGGGGAAGGATGGAGAAACTAAGTCATatagacagaagatgttgcttaaaaagGCAATGAAAGTAGTGCATCATGCTAGTTTATCCAAAGCAGGAAATGATAGAGCCCTAACAGTAATGGATGAGCTTCTCGAAGTACTTTCGCGTTTGGAAACAGATATAGACGTTGAGGAAACTTGTGGAACTAGTGGAGGAGATGGTATACAG GACGATGATGAAGCCAATAGAGACAACGAAAAGGATGATGAATTTGACGAAAGGAATAACAAG GAAATTCAAGACGTATCTATTATACTTGAACaaggtgtggccaatgatcaaatACATATACCAGTACGTCCATTAGAAGAG GTTAATTTGCATGATCACGCAATAATGAATGTTAGTGGTGTCAGTGAACAAAATGATAATGCCAGAAAG AAACTGGAATTTGCAGTCGATGGGATAAGCTTGGCAAGACCAAATAACTCAAGACCCAAAGGAAGAACAATAAAGGGGAGTGAAGAAAGGGTTATTAAATTGGGAGCAAAAGGTACAAAGAAAATGACCAGGAAATGTCAGAAGTGTGGAATTGCTGATGGTCACAACAGTAGGACATGTTTGTCAATGGAGGAAAATAGACAAAGGTTGGCAAGCCTTGCTGGACGTAAGAGAGGACGACCTCCAGGATCTAGGAACAAGGGTGGCAGTAAAGCTCCTGATTGGAATGAGACAACAACATCTAAAAAACACGCAAATGAGTTCGATAGTAGTGAGTCAGACAGTGATTAG